From the Anaerolineae bacterium genome, the window CGTGTCTCCCCGTCTCCGTGTCTCCCCCTCTCCCCTCCTTTGCCGGCTCGCCTCCCTGTGGGATAATGGCGCTACTCAGGCGCACGCGCTCTAGCAACAGGAGGCAAACATGAGTTCGGCCATCACGGCCGCCTTGCCGGCTTACATCGAGGACGAGGCCTCTTTGGACGAGGTTATGTCGCGACCCTCCCCCGCGCTGGTGGAGGACCTGACCGCGCTGGAGGGCGACATCATGATCCTGGGCGTGGCCGGCAAGATGGGTCCCACCCTGGCCCGCTTGGCCCGTCGTGCCAGCGACGAGGCCGGCGTATCCCGGCGCGTGATCGGCGTCTCTCGTTTCTCCCAGCCGGGCACCAGGCAGCAACTGGAGTCCTGGGGCGTGGAGACCATCGCCTGCGACCTGCTCGACCGAGAGGCACTGGCCAGCCTGCCCCAGGCCCGCAATATCGTCTTCATGGCCGGCCGCAAGTTCGGCTCCACTGGCGCCGAGGCCACCACCTGGGCCATGAACGCTTACCTGCCTGGGCTGGTGGCAGAGCGATTCCCCGACTCCCGCTTCGTGGTCTTCTCCAGCGGCAACGTCTATCCTCTCGTGCCCGTTATCTCCGGCGGAGCAGTGGAGGAGGACCTGACTGCCCCGGTGGGCGAGTATGCCCAATCGGTCCTGGCTCGCGAACGGCTCTTCGAGTACTTCTCTCGCGAGAGAGGCATCCCCGTCACCCTCATTCGCCTGAACTACGCCATTGACCTGCGCTATGGGGTGCTGTTCGACATTGGCGCCAAGGTGCACGCCGGAGAGCCGGTGGACGTCACCATGGGTCACGCCAACGTCATCTGGCAAGGCGACGCCAATAGCTACGTCCTGCGAGCCTTCGGCCTGTGCTCCTCTCCACCCGCCGTCCTGAACGTCACTGGGCCTGAGATCGTCTCCGTGCGCCGAGTGGCGCAGCGCTTCGGCGAGCTCCTGGGACGCGAGCCGGTCATCCAGGGGCAAGAGTCGCCCACTGCCTTCCTCAACAACGCCGGACGCTGCTTCTCCCTCTTCGGCTATCCCACCGTCCCCCTGGACACCATGATCCGGTGGATCGCCCGCTGGCTGGAGCTCGGGGGCAGCAGCCTGGGCAAGCCCACCCACTTCGAGACTCGCGACGGCCGGTTCTAGAGCAGTGGCCCGTGCCTAGCAGATAGTGGATGGCAGGCGCAGGTTCCTGCCATCCACCGGCCACGGTCCACCACCCATCGTCGCTTCAGGAGGTGCTTATGTCCGAGAGCCCCATGCCACCCTCTGGTATTCTCTCCCTCATCCGACGGGGCACGGTGATTCCGGCTCACCCCCTCGCCCTCACCGAAGAGCGCCGGTTGGACGAGCGGCATCAGCGTGCCCTCACCCGCTACTACCTCGCTGCCGGAGCCGGCGGCGTGGCCGTGGCGGTGCACACCACCCAGTTCGAGATCCGAGAACCGGAGTTCGACCTGCTGCAGCCGGTGCTCACCCTAGCTGCCGAGGAAGCCCGCGCTTACCAGCAGAAGACAGGGCGCGACGTAGCCCTCATCGCCGGGGTGGTAGGCGACACCCGGCAAGCTGTACGCGAAGCGGAACTGGCCTCACGCCTGGGATATCATGCCGTGCTGCTCAGCCTGGCGGCCCTCAAGCAGGCGGACACCGGCACGCTCATCCAGCACTGCCGCCGGGTGGCAGAAGTCATGCCCCTGTTCGGCTTCTACCTTCAGCCGGCCGTGGGAGGGCGCGTCCTTCCCTACGACTTCTGGCGCCGCTTCGCCGAGATCGAGAACGTGATCGCCATCAAGATGGCTCCCTTCAACCGCTATCAGACCATAGACGTGGTGCGGGGCGTGGTCGAAGCAGGACGCGTGGACGAGATCGCCCTCTACACCGGCAACGACGATCACATCCTGCTGGATCTGGTCACTCCGTTTCCCTTCCGGGTCGGCGATCGCTCGGTCGTGGCCCGGGTGGTAGGCGGGCTGTTGGGCCAGTGGGCGGTGTGGACGCGCCGGGCAGTGGAGATGCACGCCCAGGCTCGACGCCTGGCCCAGTCCGGAGACCCCATTCCCCAGGACTTCCTGGGCGCGGCCAACGAGCTCACCGACGCCAACGCCGCCCTGTTCGATGTGGCTCACAACTACGCCGGGTGCATCGCCGGTATCAACGAGGTGCTGCGCCGGCAGGGGCTTCTGGCCAGTCGCGCCTGCCTCAATCCGCGCGAGGACCTGTCTCCCGGGCAGGCGGCCGAGATCACCCGGGTGCAGAACGCCTATCCCGCCCTGATTGACGACGACTTCGTGGCCGAGCACCTACAGGAGTGGCTCCGCTGAGGCCCGCACTTACCAGTCGCTGACGCTCCCATCCTCGGCGTAAGCCGCCGGGTTGCGCCACAGGCCCTCGTCGGCGTGCTGAGCGAGGGCCTCCTCGTCCACTTCGATGCCCAGCCCCGGCCCTTCGGGCACCCGGACATGCCCATCCTCCAGCAGGAATGGCTTCTTCAGATACCCCTCCCCTAAGGAGACATGCTCCTGGACGGCGAAGTTGGGGATGCAGGCATCTAGTTGCAGGCAGGCAGCTAGTGCCACCGGCCCCAAAGGGCAGTGCGGCGCCACCGAGACGAAGTAGGCCTCGGCCATGGCAGCGATGAACCGGCATTCCAGTATGCCCCCGGCGTGCGACAGGTCCGGCTGCAAGATGGCGGCCGCCCCCTGGGCCAGCACCTCCCGGAAGCCCCACTTGGTGTAGAGCCTCTCGCCGGTGGCGATGGGTATGCTGGTCGCCCGGGCCACCTGGGCCAAGGCCGTCACGCTTTCGGGCAGGCAAGGCTCCTCGATAAAGGCAGGATCGTAAGGCTCTAGCGCCCGCGCCAGACGTATCGCCAGCGCCGGGCTGGCGCGCCCGTGCAGATCTATACCGATGTCCACCGTCGGGCCCACCGCCTGGCGCAAGGCCTCGATCCGCTGCACCGCCCGACGGACCACTTGAGGCGGCTCCATCGGACTTCGTCCCGGGTCCAGGCCTCCTGTCTTGAGCGCGGTGAAGCCTGCCGCTACAGCGTGCCGGCCCGCCTGCGCCAGTTCCTCGGGGCCATCTCCGCCCACGTGCCGGTAGAGGCGCACCCGCTCCCGTACCGCTCCTCCCAGCATGGCGTGTACCGGTACTCCCAGCCACCGACCGACGATGTCCCACAGTGCCTGCTCCAGCCCGCTGAGGGCGCTACACTGCACCGGTCCCCCGCGATAGAAGGCATGCCGATAGAAACCTTGCCACAGGTGCTGAATGCGCCGGGGGTCCTGGCCCAGGAGGCGTTCGCGCCAGTGCCCGATCTCGGCTGCCACCGCCGGGATGTGGCCTTCCAGCGTAGCCTCTCCCCATCCCACCAACCCCTCGTCCGTGGCCACCTTCACCAGCAGCCACCTGGGCTTCACCGCCACCGTCTCTACTCCTACGATGCGCATGGCTACCTCCTGAGTGCG encodes:
- a CDS encoding NAD(P)-dependent oxidoreductase; translation: MSSAITAALPAYIEDEASLDEVMSRPSPALVEDLTALEGDIMILGVAGKMGPTLARLARRASDEAGVSRRVIGVSRFSQPGTRQQLESWGVETIACDLLDREALASLPQARNIVFMAGRKFGSTGAEATTWAMNAYLPGLVAERFPDSRFVVFSSGNVYPLVPVISGGAVEEDLTAPVGEYAQSVLARERLFEYFSRERGIPVTLIRLNYAIDLRYGVLFDIGAKVHAGEPVDVTMGHANVIWQGDANSYVLRAFGLCSSPPAVLNVTGPEIVSVRRVAQRFGELLGREPVIQGQESPTAFLNNAGRCFSLFGYPTVPLDTMIRWIARWLELGGSSLGKPTHFETRDGRF
- a CDS encoding dihydrodipicolinate synthase family protein, producing MSESPMPPSGILSLIRRGTVIPAHPLALTEERRLDERHQRALTRYYLAAGAGGVAVAVHTTQFEIREPEFDLLQPVLTLAAEEARAYQQKTGRDVALIAGVVGDTRQAVREAELASRLGYHAVLLSLAALKQADTGTLIQHCRRVAEVMPLFGFYLQPAVGGRVLPYDFWRRFAEIENVIAIKMAPFNRYQTIDVVRGVVEAGRVDEIALYTGNDDHILLDLVTPFPFRVGDRSVVARVVGGLLGQWAVWTRRAVEMHAQARRLAQSGDPIPQDFLGAANELTDANAALFDVAHNYAGCIAGINEVLRRQGLLASRACLNPREDLSPGQAAEITRVQNAYPALIDDDFVAEHLQEWLR
- the dgoD gene encoding galactonate dehydratase, with product MRIVGVETVAVKPRWLLVKVATDEGLVGWGEATLEGHIPAVAAEIGHWRERLLGQDPRRIQHLWQGFYRHAFYRGGPVQCSALSGLEQALWDIVGRWLGVPVHAMLGGAVRERVRLYRHVGGDGPEELAQAGRHAVAAGFTALKTGGLDPGRSPMEPPQVVRRAVQRIEALRQAVGPTVDIGIDLHGRASPALAIRLARALEPYDPAFIEEPCLPESVTALAQVARATSIPIATGERLYTKWGFREVLAQGAAAILQPDLSHAGGILECRFIAAMAEAYFVSVAPHCPLGPVALAACLQLDACIPNFAVQEHVSLGEGYLKKPFLLEDGHVRVPEGPGLGIEVDEEALAQHADEGLWRNPAAYAEDGSVSDW